A window from Oncorhynchus mykiss isolate Arlee chromosome 9, USDA_OmykA_1.1, whole genome shotgun sequence encodes these proteins:
- the LOC110531643 gene encoding sal-like protein 4 isoform X2, producing the protein MTSPQMGSSATTTTTSSLSSSLPHLQESTSPGHQNGSSPPVPGLGQIQVPLTLSVLLEELRVLQQRQIHQMQMTEEICRHVLRLGGAIYTQDTSQAGSGENHQRSTAGSPSPTHHSYSAPVPSSASPLLACLPQPTASKPSLSSHSNGTRASHSTSPSTTWSCSIASSVHPLSLSLPPRYLHEKSSNTSLFGHSNGVGFPTPPLPTTSHSQDHLLLSSSSSAGSSSAVRPQHACKFCGKVLSSDSSLQIHLRSHTGERPYLCPVCLSRFTTRGNLKAHFLRHREQNPELSLSLLPPALEQPAPVATTAGQRRRKRRAEDEEPPFGGVKGMTEGMALSFLSGASPRPSPSSMPMPPSMDMALLSTAHSLLQLNRASAAAASASSSVLPSSSSSSSMGSQFKGVKQQRFDENTPPHSTIHPGSPYSQMAHFPKILFPGGPSPHHLALLCPPGSHTTASHLTSPHTQLPYPPYSKPQTSSSSTTSFTQTSDTSKLQRLVMKLEKQHQGGGQSSSFGPADSFFSNRDTHDLTTNSYRREMMAALGLNPNPGATVSSNSQAQDLPGSTNPTLSPNQCGVCLRVLSCPRALSLHQATHLGERPFPCKLCGRSFSTKGSLRAHLATHRARPANSRTQNSCPLCPRKFTNALVLQQHIRMHLGGQIPPGGEGEEGTNMAQEDPTDLSLLTTHSRSKPCLQGLHPLALTMTSIIPNPLVSNMNSGGSATKESHAADPILHIEGESEPSPSTASISPPLTHNPSPEDPMLLGERSESDDGPAGASIEDSQDSPADLSNTSPSRRPYLTSSQPASVVEGDVELKENVHRPGVDPDSSRSGRLTNSSRSTTENQTNSPDGLLLSLESESTPNSPATLNPSPTLTLTASHKAAQEPAPQASSITPQEPSPEREMAPSEGESEGTAPSDTSSVMVPESEKVTPSSTEESDRAPEEPEASQLATPASAPSKPYSCTLCGKAYASRSGLKGHMKTHPVLTNVPAETSPPATLTNDTVADQSSLSANGNSGEQDEKERLAKSPEKLVTLEDQPITAGSGEEAEQPADTTE; encoded by the exons ATGACCTCACCACAGATGGGCAGctctgccaccaccaccactacctcctccttgtcttcctccctccctcacctgcaGGAGAGCACCAGTCCTGGGCATCAGAATGGCTCCAGCCCACCGGTGCCGGGGCTAGGCCAGATCCAGGTGCCCCTGACCCTGTCTGTGCTCCTGGAggagctgagggtgctgcagcagaGGCAGATCCACCAGATGCAGATGACTGAGGAGATCTGTAGGCATGTTCTCCGGCTAGGAGGTGCCATCTATACCCAAGACACCTCCCAGGCTGGTAGTGGAGAGAACCACCAAAGATCCACAGCAGGATCCCCCTCCCCAACACACCATTCCTATTCAGCCCCTGTCCCATCCTCGGCCTCCCCTCTCCTGGCCTGCCTCCCTCAGCCCACTGCCTCCAAGCCCAGCCTCTCCTCTCACAGTAATGGGACCAGAGCATCACACTCTACCTCGCCCTCCACCACTTGGAGCTGCTCGATAGCATCCTCCGTGCATCCTCTGTCCCTGAGTCTGCCCCCGCGCTACCTCCATGAGAAATCCTCAAACACCTCCCTGTTCGGCCACAGTAACGGGGTTGGCTTCCCCACCCCGCCCCTCCCCACCACCAGCCACTCCCAAGACCACCTGCTGCTGTCCAGCTCCTCCTCGGCTGGGTCCTCATCTGCAGTGCGTCCACAGCATGCTTGTAAGTTTTGTGGTAAGGTCCTGAGCAGCGATTCCTCACTACAAATCCACCTACGCTCCCACACGGGGGAGAGGCCCTACCTTTGTCCCGTCTGCCTCAGCCGTTTTACCACCCGCGGGAACCTCAAGGCCCACTTCCTGCGCCACCGTGAACAGAACCCGGAACTGTCGCTCTCGCTGCTCCCTCCGGCTCTGGAGCAGCCCGCCCCCGTCGCCACCACCGCAGGCCAGAGACGCAGGAAGCGCCGGGCGGAAGACGAGGAGCCGCCGTTCGGTGGCGTGAAAGGAATGACAGAAGGAATGGCGCTCAGTTTCCTGTCTGGGGCGTCTCCTCGGCCTTCCCCTTCATCTATGCCTATGCCACCCAGTATGGACATGGCTCTGTTGTCCACGGCTCACTCCCTGCTACAGCTAAACAGGGCCTCCGCTGCAGCAGCCAGCGCCTCGAGTAGTGTGTTAccttcatcatcctcctcatcctccatggGTAGCCAGTTCAAAGGGGTGAAGCAGCAGAGGTTTGATGAGAACACCCCTCCACACTCCACCATCCATCCAGGCTCTCCCTACTCCCAGATGGCCCACTTCCCCAAGATTCTCTTCCCCGGAGGACCCTCACCCCACCACCttgccctcctctgtcccccaggGTCCCATACCACTGCCTCTCATCTCACCTCCCCCCACACCCAGCTCCCCTACCCTCCCTACTCCAAACCCCAGACGTCCTCGTCCTCCACAACCTCCTTCACCCAAACCTCCGACACCTCAAAGTTGCAGCGGCTGGTCATGAAACTGGAGAAGCAGCACCAGGGAGGGGGCCAGTCGTCCTCCTTTGGCCCAGCAGACAGCTTTTTCTCAAACAGGGACACCCACGACCTGACCACCAACTCCTACCGCAGGGAGATGATGGCAGCCCTGGGCCTCAACCCCAACCCTGGGGCCACGGTGAGCAGCAACAGCCAGGCACAGGATCTCCCTGGATCCACCAATCCCACCCTGTCTCCTAATCAGTGTGGGGTGTGCCTGAGGGTGCTCTCCTGCCCCAGGGCCCTGAGTCTCCACCAGGCCACCCACCTGGGTGAACGCCCCTTCCCCTGTAAGCTGTGTGGACGCTCCTTCTCCACTAAGGGAAGCCTGAGGGCCCACCTCGCCACCCACCGCGCCCGCCCGGCCAACTCCCGCACCCAGAACTCCTGCCCACTGTGCCCGCGCAAGTTCACCAACGCCCTGGTGCTGCAGCAACACATCCGTATGCACCTGGGGGGTCAGATACCCccggggggagagggggaggaaggtacAAATATGGCCCAAGAAGATCCCACCGATCTGAGCCTGCTGACCACACACTCTCGATCCAAACCCTGCCTCCAAGGCCTCCACCCCCTGGCCTTAACAATGACCAGCATCATCCCTAACCCACTGGTCAGCAACATGAACTCAGGAGGTTCAGCGACCAAGGAATCCCATGCAGCTGACCCGATCCTCCATATAGAGGGGGAGTCTGAACCCTCTCCCTCCACAGCCAGCATTAGCCCACCTCTGACCCATAATCCCTCCCCAGAAGACCCCATGCTCCTGGGGGAAAGATCTGAGTCTGACGATGGCCCCGCTGGAGCCTCCATAGAAGACTCGCAAGACTCCCCAGCTGACCTCTCTAACACCAGCCCAAGTAGGCGACCATACTTGACCAGCTCCCAGCCCGCCTCTGTGGTGGAGGGTGATGTAGAGTTGAAGGAAAATGTCCACAGACCGGGTGTGGATCCTGATAGTAGTAGGTCAGGAAGGCTCACTAACAGCTCTAGGTCGACCACAGAGAACCAGACCAACTCTCCAGATGGACTCCTCCTCAGCCTTGAATCTGAATCCACCCCAAACTCCCCTGCCACCCTTAACCCCTCCCCCACGCTCACCCTCACTGCCAGCCATAAAGCAGCCCAAGAGCCAGCCCCCCAGGCCTCCAGTATTACCCCACAGGAGCCCAGCCCTGAACGGGAAATGGCTCCATCTGAAGGGGAGAGCGAGGGCACAGCACCCAGTGATACCTCATCAGTAATGGTGCCTGAGAGTGAGAAAGTGACCCCTAGCTCCACGGAGGAGAGTGATAGGGCTCCAGAGGAACCAGAGGCCTCCCAGCTAGCCACCCCAGCATCAGCGCCCTCCAAACCCTACTCCTGCACTCTGTGTGGGAAGGCATACGCCAGCCGCAGTGGATTAAAG GGACACATGAAGACACACCCTGTGTTGACCAACGTCCCCGCCGAGACTTCTCCACCCGCCACCCTGACCAATGACACTGTGGCGGATCAGAGTTCTCTCTCAGCCAATGGGAACAGTGGAGAGCAGGATGAAAAGGAACGGCTGGCCAAATCTCCTGAGAAACTCGTTACCTTAGAAGATCAGCCAATCACTGCTGGTTCTGGGGAGGAAGCAGAGCAACCTGCGGACACTACTGAGTAA
- the LOC110531643 gene encoding sal-like protein 4 isoform X1 has translation MSRRKQKRPQQLVNSDQGGTRILSHDYQLLAKSPSSSLGSELTFSSSSSPTSLEDHQPPLAPRSSPGGLHGPSLPSESSSPTHWSSHIAPYTTTSLPNTHSSLSPDFPHPSLSSQTQSLPLNLNQTSGHCLSHQAHSHSHTTMTSPQMGSSATTTTTSSLSSSLPHLQESTSPGHQNGSSPPVPGLGQIQVPLTLSVLLEELRVLQQRQIHQMQMTEEICRHVLRLGGAIYTQDTSQAGSGENHQRSTAGSPSPTHHSYSAPVPSSASPLLACLPQPTASKPSLSSHSNGTRASHSTSPSTTWSCSIASSVHPLSLSLPPRYLHEKSSNTSLFGHSNGVGFPTPPLPTTSHSQDHLLLSSSSSAGSSSAVRPQHACKFCGKVLSSDSSLQIHLRSHTGERPYLCPVCLSRFTTRGNLKAHFLRHREQNPELSLSLLPPALEQPAPVATTAGQRRRKRRAEDEEPPFGGVKGMTEGMALSFLSGASPRPSPSSMPMPPSMDMALLSTAHSLLQLNRASAAAASASSSVLPSSSSSSSMGSQFKGVKQQRFDENTPPHSTIHPGSPYSQMAHFPKILFPGGPSPHHLALLCPPGSHTTASHLTSPHTQLPYPPYSKPQTSSSSTTSFTQTSDTSKLQRLVMKLEKQHQGGGQSSSFGPADSFFSNRDTHDLTTNSYRREMMAALGLNPNPGATVSSNSQAQDLPGSTNPTLSPNQCGVCLRVLSCPRALSLHQATHLGERPFPCKLCGRSFSTKGSLRAHLATHRARPANSRTQNSCPLCPRKFTNALVLQQHIRMHLGGQIPPGGEGEEGTNMAQEDPTDLSLLTTHSRSKPCLQGLHPLALTMTSIIPNPLVSNMNSGGSATKESHAADPILHIEGESEPSPSTASISPPLTHNPSPEDPMLLGERSESDDGPAGASIEDSQDSPADLSNTSPSRRPYLTSSQPASVVEGDVELKENVHRPGVDPDSSRSGRLTNSSRSTTENQTNSPDGLLLSLESESTPNSPATLNPSPTLTLTASHKAAQEPAPQASSITPQEPSPEREMAPSEGESEGTAPSDTSSVMVPESEKVTPSSTEESDRAPEEPEASQLATPASAPSKPYSCTLCGKAYASRSGLKGHMKTHPVLTNVPAETSPPATLTNDTVADQSSLSANGNSGEQDEKERLAKSPEKLVTLEDQPITAGSGEEAEQPADTTE, from the exons actACCAGCTGTTAGCCAAGTCACCTTCCTCGTCTCTGGGCTCCGAACTGACCTTCTCCTCATCGTCGTCCCCCACCTCCCTCGAAGATCACCAGCCCCCCCTGGCCCCTCGGTCGTCACCTGGGGGTCTCCACGGACCCTCCCTCCCCAGTGAGAGCTCTTCGCCCACCCACTGGTCCAGCCACATCGCCCCctataccaccacctccctccccaacacccattcatccctctctccagacTTCCCTCACCCCTCCTTATCCTCGCAGACGCAATCCCTGCCTCTCAACCTCAATCAGACATCAGGCCACTGCCTCTCCCATCAggcccactcccactcccacaccACTATGACCTCACCACAGATGGGCAGctctgccaccaccaccactacctcctccttgtcttcctccctccctcacctgcaGGAGAGCACCAGTCCTGGGCATCAGAATGGCTCCAGCCCACCGGTGCCGGGGCTAGGCCAGATCCAGGTGCCCCTGACCCTGTCTGTGCTCCTGGAggagctgagggtgctgcagcagaGGCAGATCCACCAGATGCAGATGACTGAGGAGATCTGTAGGCATGTTCTCCGGCTAGGAGGTGCCATCTATACCCAAGACACCTCCCAGGCTGGTAGTGGAGAGAACCACCAAAGATCCACAGCAGGATCCCCCTCCCCAACACACCATTCCTATTCAGCCCCTGTCCCATCCTCGGCCTCCCCTCTCCTGGCCTGCCTCCCTCAGCCCACTGCCTCCAAGCCCAGCCTCTCCTCTCACAGTAATGGGACCAGAGCATCACACTCTACCTCGCCCTCCACCACTTGGAGCTGCTCGATAGCATCCTCCGTGCATCCTCTGTCCCTGAGTCTGCCCCCGCGCTACCTCCATGAGAAATCCTCAAACACCTCCCTGTTCGGCCACAGTAACGGGGTTGGCTTCCCCACCCCGCCCCTCCCCACCACCAGCCACTCCCAAGACCACCTGCTGCTGTCCAGCTCCTCCTCGGCTGGGTCCTCATCTGCAGTGCGTCCACAGCATGCTTGTAAGTTTTGTGGTAAGGTCCTGAGCAGCGATTCCTCACTACAAATCCACCTACGCTCCCACACGGGGGAGAGGCCCTACCTTTGTCCCGTCTGCCTCAGCCGTTTTACCACCCGCGGGAACCTCAAGGCCCACTTCCTGCGCCACCGTGAACAGAACCCGGAACTGTCGCTCTCGCTGCTCCCTCCGGCTCTGGAGCAGCCCGCCCCCGTCGCCACCACCGCAGGCCAGAGACGCAGGAAGCGCCGGGCGGAAGACGAGGAGCCGCCGTTCGGTGGCGTGAAAGGAATGACAGAAGGAATGGCGCTCAGTTTCCTGTCTGGGGCGTCTCCTCGGCCTTCCCCTTCATCTATGCCTATGCCACCCAGTATGGACATGGCTCTGTTGTCCACGGCTCACTCCCTGCTACAGCTAAACAGGGCCTCCGCTGCAGCAGCCAGCGCCTCGAGTAGTGTGTTAccttcatcatcctcctcatcctccatggGTAGCCAGTTCAAAGGGGTGAAGCAGCAGAGGTTTGATGAGAACACCCCTCCACACTCCACCATCCATCCAGGCTCTCCCTACTCCCAGATGGCCCACTTCCCCAAGATTCTCTTCCCCGGAGGACCCTCACCCCACCACCttgccctcctctgtcccccaggGTCCCATACCACTGCCTCTCATCTCACCTCCCCCCACACCCAGCTCCCCTACCCTCCCTACTCCAAACCCCAGACGTCCTCGTCCTCCACAACCTCCTTCACCCAAACCTCCGACACCTCAAAGTTGCAGCGGCTGGTCATGAAACTGGAGAAGCAGCACCAGGGAGGGGGCCAGTCGTCCTCCTTTGGCCCAGCAGACAGCTTTTTCTCAAACAGGGACACCCACGACCTGACCACCAACTCCTACCGCAGGGAGATGATGGCAGCCCTGGGCCTCAACCCCAACCCTGGGGCCACGGTGAGCAGCAACAGCCAGGCACAGGATCTCCCTGGATCCACCAATCCCACCCTGTCTCCTAATCAGTGTGGGGTGTGCCTGAGGGTGCTCTCCTGCCCCAGGGCCCTGAGTCTCCACCAGGCCACCCACCTGGGTGAACGCCCCTTCCCCTGTAAGCTGTGTGGACGCTCCTTCTCCACTAAGGGAAGCCTGAGGGCCCACCTCGCCACCCACCGCGCCCGCCCGGCCAACTCCCGCACCCAGAACTCCTGCCCACTGTGCCCGCGCAAGTTCACCAACGCCCTGGTGCTGCAGCAACACATCCGTATGCACCTGGGGGGTCAGATACCCccggggggagagggggaggaaggtacAAATATGGCCCAAGAAGATCCCACCGATCTGAGCCTGCTGACCACACACTCTCGATCCAAACCCTGCCTCCAAGGCCTCCACCCCCTGGCCTTAACAATGACCAGCATCATCCCTAACCCACTGGTCAGCAACATGAACTCAGGAGGTTCAGCGACCAAGGAATCCCATGCAGCTGACCCGATCCTCCATATAGAGGGGGAGTCTGAACCCTCTCCCTCCACAGCCAGCATTAGCCCACCTCTGACCCATAATCCCTCCCCAGAAGACCCCATGCTCCTGGGGGAAAGATCTGAGTCTGACGATGGCCCCGCTGGAGCCTCCATAGAAGACTCGCAAGACTCCCCAGCTGACCTCTCTAACACCAGCCCAAGTAGGCGACCATACTTGACCAGCTCCCAGCCCGCCTCTGTGGTGGAGGGTGATGTAGAGTTGAAGGAAAATGTCCACAGACCGGGTGTGGATCCTGATAGTAGTAGGTCAGGAAGGCTCACTAACAGCTCTAGGTCGACCACAGAGAACCAGACCAACTCTCCAGATGGACTCCTCCTCAGCCTTGAATCTGAATCCACCCCAAACTCCCCTGCCACCCTTAACCCCTCCCCCACGCTCACCCTCACTGCCAGCCATAAAGCAGCCCAAGAGCCAGCCCCCCAGGCCTCCAGTATTACCCCACAGGAGCCCAGCCCTGAACGGGAAATGGCTCCATCTGAAGGGGAGAGCGAGGGCACAGCACCCAGTGATACCTCATCAGTAATGGTGCCTGAGAGTGAGAAAGTGACCCCTAGCTCCACGGAGGAGAGTGATAGGGCTCCAGAGGAACCAGAGGCCTCCCAGCTAGCCACCCCAGCATCAGCGCCCTCCAAACCCTACTCCTGCACTCTGTGTGGGAAGGCATACGCCAGCCGCAGTGGATTAAAG GGACACATGAAGACACACCCTGTGTTGACCAACGTCCCCGCCGAGACTTCTCCACCCGCCACCCTGACCAATGACACTGTGGCGGATCAGAGTTCTCTCTCAGCCAATGGGAACAGTGGAGAGCAGGATGAAAAGGAACGGCTGGCCAAATCTCCTGAGAAACTCGTTACCTTAGAAGATCAGCCAATCACTGCTGGTTCTGGGGAGGAAGCAGAGCAACCTGCGGACACTACTGAGTAA